In Flavobacterium sp. N3904, one DNA window encodes the following:
- a CDS encoding MarR family winged helix-turn-helix transcriptional regulator has translation MKNKTIDYILRATWQAVSRMYNEEAHKYDATMATGFALLSIDREEGTPSTALGPRMGMEATSLTRTLKSMEEKGLITRKKNPEDGRGVLIYLTDFGKEKRELSKNTVLNFNDSVRKHISEEKINTFIEVAEIINELIQNKNIFNQQENSNDESNH, from the coding sequence ATGAAAAACAAAACAATAGATTATATCCTAAGAGCAACTTGGCAAGCCGTATCCAGAATGTACAACGAAGAAGCTCATAAATATGACGCGACAATGGCAACTGGATTTGCATTATTAAGTATTGACAGAGAAGAAGGAACACCGTCAACTGCATTGGGACCCAGAATGGGAATGGAAGCTACAAGTTTGACAAGAACATTAAAATCGATGGAAGAAAAAGGGCTAATCACCCGCAAGAAAAATCCTGAAGACGGCAGAGGCGTTTTGATTTACCTGACCGATTTTGGAAAAGAAAAAAGAGAGCTTTCGAAGAATACCGTTTTGAATTTTAATGACTCTGTAAGAAAACACATTTCGGAAGAAAAGATAAACACTTTCATTGAAGTAGCAGAAATAATCAACGAACTAATTCAGAATAAAAACATATTTAATCAACAAGAAAACAGTAATGATGAATCGAACCATTAA
- a CDS encoding 3-hydroxyacyl-CoA dehydrogenase/enoyl-CoA hydratase family protein produces MNRTIKKVAVIGSGIMGSGIACHFANIGVEVLLLDIVPRELTDAEAKKGLTLESKIVRNRVVNEHLANSLKSKPSPIYSQKFASRITTGNTTDDMAKIANVDWIIEVVVERLDIKKMVFEQIEKFRKPGTLVTSNTSGIPIHFMSEGRSDDFQKHFCGTHFFNPARYLKLFEIIPGPQTSTEVLDFLTIYGEKFLGKTSVVAKDTPAFIGNRIGIYGIQSLFHLVKELGLTIEEVDKLTGPVIGRPKSATFRTVDVVGLDTLVHVANGIYENCPTDEQHELFKLPEFVNKMMENKWLGSKTGQGFYKKVDKDILSLDLDTLEYRPAKRASFATLELTKTIDKPINRFKVLVKGKDKAGEFYRKSFSGMFAYVSNRIPEISDELYKIDDAMKAGFGWENGPFEIWDAIGLEKGIEIMKAEGLEPAAWVTEMLASGSTSFYTIKEGATYFYNIPTKSQTKVPGQDAFIILNNIRESKKVWSNSGAIIQDLGDGILNLEFQSKMNTIGGDVLAAINKAIDLSEKEYQGLVIGNQAANFSVGANIGMIFMMAVEQEYDELNMAIKMFQDTMMRVRYSGIPVVVAPHGMTFGGGCEMSLHADKVVAAAETYMGLVEFGVGVIPGGGGSKELALRASDLFRKNDVELNVLQEYFMTIAMAKVSTSGYEAFDTGLLQHGKDIIVVNKDRQIAEAKKHALLMAEAGYTQPIRRTDVKVLGKQALGMFLVGTNQMVAGKYISEHDLKIANKLAYVMAGGDLSEATLVSEQYLLDIEREAFLSLCTERKTLERIQFMLTKGKPLRN; encoded by the coding sequence ATGAATCGAACCATTAAAAAAGTTGCAGTAATTGGATCCGGAATTATGGGTTCAGGAATTGCTTGTCATTTTGCCAACATTGGTGTAGAAGTCTTACTTTTGGACATTGTACCAAGAGAATTGACCGATGCAGAAGCCAAAAAAGGGCTAACGCTTGAGAGTAAAATTGTTCGCAACCGTGTGGTAAACGAACATTTGGCCAACTCCTTAAAATCAAAGCCCTCTCCTATTTACAGTCAAAAATTCGCCAGCCGAATCACCACTGGAAATACTACGGACGATATGGCCAAGATTGCCAATGTAGATTGGATTATCGAGGTGGTTGTGGAGCGTTTGGACATCAAAAAAATGGTTTTTGAGCAAATTGAAAAATTTAGAAAACCAGGAACTTTGGTAACATCCAACACTTCTGGTATTCCAATTCACTTTATGAGCGAAGGACGTAGCGATGATTTTCAAAAACACTTCTGTGGTACTCACTTTTTTAACCCGGCTCGTTACTTAAAATTATTCGAAATTATTCCTGGTCCACAAACTTCAACAGAAGTATTGGATTTCTTAACGATATACGGAGAAAAATTCTTGGGAAAAACTTCGGTTGTTGCCAAAGACACTCCAGCCTTTATCGGAAACCGTATCGGTATTTACGGAATTCAAAGTTTGTTCCACTTGGTAAAAGAATTGGGATTGACTATTGAAGAAGTAGATAAACTGACCGGTCCGGTTATTGGCCGTCCAAAATCGGCTACCTTCAGAACTGTAGACGTTGTTGGATTGGATACTTTGGTGCATGTTGCCAACGGAATCTACGAAAACTGCCCGACAGACGAACAACACGAGTTGTTCAAACTTCCGGAATTTGTTAACAAAATGATGGAAAACAAATGGTTGGGAAGCAAAACGGGTCAAGGTTTCTACAAAAAAGTAGACAAAGACATTCTTTCTTTGGACTTGGATACTTTGGAATACCGTCCAGCGAAGAGAGCCTCTTTCGCTACTTTGGAATTGACCAAAACGATTGACAAACCAATCAACAGATTTAAGGTTTTAGTTAAAGGAAAAGACAAAGCTGGTGAATTCTACAGAAAAAGTTTCTCTGGAATGTTTGCTTATGTTTCCAACCGTATTCCTGAAATCTCAGATGAATTATACAAAATAGACGATGCCATGAAAGCTGGTTTTGGATGGGAAAATGGTCCATTCGAAATTTGGGACGCCATTGGTCTTGAAAAAGGAATCGAAATCATGAAAGCCGAAGGTCTTGAACCTGCAGCTTGGGTTACCGAAATGTTAGCTTCTGGAAGTACTAGTTTTTATACTATTAAAGAAGGAGCAACTTATTTCTATAATATTCCAACCAAATCGCAAACTAAAGTTCCAGGCCAAGATGCATTCATCATCTTGAACAACATTCGCGAAAGCAAAAAAGTTTGGAGTAATAGCGGTGCTATCATCCAAGATTTGGGTGACGGAATTTTGAATTTAGAATTCCAATCCAAAATGAATACTATTGGAGGTGATGTTTTAGCTGCGATCAACAAAGCGATAGATTTGTCCGAAAAAGAATATCAAGGTTTGGTTATTGGAAACCAAGCAGCAAATTTCTCTGTTGGTGCTAATATCGGAATGATTTTCATGATGGCAGTGGAGCAAGAATACGATGAATTGAATATGGCTATTAAAATGTTCCAAGACACGATGATGCGTGTGCGTTATTCTGGAATCCCTGTTGTAGTTGCTCCTCACGGAATGACTTTTGGTGGTGGTTGCGAAATGAGTTTGCATGCTGATAAAGTGGTTGCTGCTGCAGAAACCTATATGGGATTGGTTGAATTTGGTGTTGGGGTTATTCCTGGCGGTGGAGGTTCGAAAGAATTGGCCTTACGTGCATCCGATTTATTCCGTAAAAACGATGTAGAATTGAATGTTTTACAAGAGTATTTCATGACCATCGCTATGGCAAAAGTATCAACTTCTGGTTATGAAGCTTTCGATACTGGACTTCTTCAACATGGTAAAGATATTATCGTAGTCAACAAAGATCGTCAGATCGCTGAAGCTAAGAAACATGCTTTATTAATGGCAGAAGCGGGTTATACCCAACCAATCCGCAGAACAGATGTAAAAGTTTTGGGTAAACAAGCATTAGGAATGTTCTTGGTAGGAACTAACCAAATGGTTGCTGGTAAATACATCTCAGAGCACGATCTAAAAATTGCAAACAAACTAGCTTACGTTATGGCTGGTGGTGATTTATCTGAAGCTACATTGGTGTCTGAACAGTATTTATTGGATATTGAAAGAGAAGCATTTTTATCACTTTGTACTGAGAGAAAAACATTGGAGCGAATTCAGTTTATGTTAACTAAGGGGAAACCACTCCGCAATTAA
- a CDS encoding acyl-CoA dehydrogenase family protein, protein MSDKTRGGQFIVKETKCEDIFTPEDFNEEQLMMRDSVKEFVDKELWAHKDRFEKKDYAYTQECMKKAGDLGFLSVAVPEAYGGMGMGFVNTVLVCDYISGATGSFSTAFGAHTGIGTMPITLYGTEEQKQKYVPKLASGEWFGAYCLTEPGAGSDANSGKTKAVLSEDGKTYSITGQKMWISNAGFCSVFIVFARIGDDKNITGFIVENTPDNGISMNEEEHKLGIRASSTRQVFFNETKVPAENMLSERGNGFKIAMNALNVGRIKLAAACLDAQRRVITGAVHYSNERIQFNTAISQFGAIRSKLAEMATSCYAGESASYRAAKDIEDRITERETAGASHQESELKGVEEYAIECSILKVAVSEDVQNCADEGIQIFGGMGFSEDTPMESAWRDARIARIYEGTNEINRMLSVGMLIKKAMKGHVDLLGPASKVQEELMGIPSFETPDYSELFAEEKEMIGKLKKAFLMVAGGAVQKYGPDLDAHQQLLMAASDILIEIYMAESTILRTEKLAKANGADKIKEQIAMAQLYLYQAVDIITQKGKESIISFAEGDEQRMMLMGLRRFTKYTNMPNVVGLRETITTKLVAENAYCF, encoded by the coding sequence ATGAGCGACAAAACAAGAGGTGGTCAATTCATCGTAAAAGAAACAAAATGTGAAGATATTTTCACGCCAGAAGATTTCAATGAAGAGCAGTTAATGATGCGTGACTCTGTAAAAGAGTTCGTTGACAAAGAATTGTGGGCACACAAAGATCGTTTTGAGAAAAAAGATTACGCATATACACAAGAGTGTATGAAAAAAGCAGGAGATCTTGGTTTCTTAAGCGTAGCTGTCCCTGAAGCTTATGGCGGAATGGGAATGGGATTTGTAAATACTGTTTTGGTATGTGACTATATTTCGGGAGCAACGGGTTCATTTTCTACTGCTTTTGGAGCTCACACTGGAATTGGAACAATGCCAATTACATTATACGGAACAGAGGAGCAAAAACAAAAATATGTGCCTAAATTAGCTTCTGGAGAATGGTTTGGCGCTTATTGCTTGACTGAACCAGGTGCTGGTTCTGATGCTAATTCTGGAAAAACAAAAGCTGTTTTATCTGAAGACGGAAAAACATATTCGATCACTGGACAAAAAATGTGGATTTCGAATGCAGGATTCTGTTCTGTATTCATCGTATTCGCAAGAATAGGTGACGACAAAAACATCACCGGATTTATCGTAGAAAACACTCCAGATAATGGAATCTCGATGAATGAAGAAGAGCATAAATTAGGTATTCGTGCTTCTTCTACTCGTCAGGTTTTTTTCAATGAGACCAAAGTTCCTGCTGAAAATATGTTGTCTGAAAGAGGAAATGGTTTCAAAATCGCAATGAACGCCTTGAACGTAGGTCGCATCAAATTGGCAGCAGCTTGTTTGGACGCACAACGTAGAGTAATCACTGGAGCGGTTCACTACTCTAATGAAAGAATCCAGTTTAATACTGCTATTTCTCAATTTGGTGCTATTCGTTCTAAATTGGCCGAAATGGCAACTTCTTGCTACGCAGGAGAAAGTGCTTCTTACCGTGCTGCCAAAGACATTGAAGATCGTATCACCGAGCGTGAAACTGCTGGTGCTTCTCACCAAGAGTCAGAATTAAAAGGTGTTGAAGAATATGCAATCGAGTGTTCTATCTTGAAAGTAGCTGTTTCTGAAGACGTTCAAAACTGTGCCGATGAAGGAATCCAAATCTTTGGAGGAATGGGATTCTCTGAAGACACTCCTATGGAAAGTGCTTGGAGAGATGCCCGTATTGCCCGTATCTACGAAGGAACAAACGAAATCAACAGAATGCTTTCTGTTGGTATGTTGATCAAAAAAGCAATGAAAGGTCACGTTGATTTACTAGGACCTGCTTCTAAAGTACAAGAAGAATTAATGGGAATTCCATCTTTTGAAACTCCTGATTATTCTGAATTGTTTGCTGAAGAAAAAGAAATGATCGGTAAATTGAAAAAAGCGTTCCTAATGGTTGCTGGTGGTGCCGTTCAAAAATACGGTCCAGACTTAGATGCTCACCAACAATTATTGATGGCAGCATCAGATATCTTAATTGAAATCTATATGGCTGAAAGTACCATCTTGAGAACCGAAAAATTAGCGAAAGCAAACGGCGCTGACAAAATCAAAGAACAAATCGCAATGGCACAATTATACTTGTACCAAGCAGTTGATATCATCACTCAAAAAGGAAAAGAAAGCATTATTTCTTTTGCTGAAGGTGACGAACAACGTATGATGTTAATGGGATTACGTCGTTTCACTAAATACACTAACATGCCAAATGTTGTTGGTTTAAGAGAAACAATCACCACAAAATTAGTTGCAGAAAACGCATACTGTTTCTAA
- a CDS encoding proline iminopeptidase-family hydrolase, whose translation MKIKIYSLLFISLFLMAGCKEKTEDSVKANYLSFAKRNDQFTGGIKMILITTPKGTFKVWTKTVGNNPTIKVLLLHGGPGLTHELYEAFDGYFPNESIEYIYYDQLGSYYSDQPNDNSLWTNERFVEEVEQVRKALGCDNTNFYVLGQSWGGILAMEYALKYQKNLKGLIISNMMASAPAYNKYAEEVLGPKLPKAVFDQIKTFEKNKDYTNPKYTELLFKYYYTEHILRMPVDQWPESINRAFKHMNPSVYVYMQGPSEFGITGNATLKDWDVTARLKTITVPTLVIGAKFDTMDPKHMEWMSHEVQNGRFLFCPNGSHLSQYDDQKNYFKGVIQFLRDVDSGDFKKG comes from the coding sequence ATGAAAATAAAAATCTACTCCCTCCTTTTCATCAGCCTCTTTTTAATGGCAGGCTGTAAAGAAAAAACAGAAGACAGCGTAAAAGCCAATTATCTGAGTTTTGCCAAAAGAAACGATCAGTTTACCGGCGGGATCAAAATGATTCTGATTACCACTCCAAAAGGCACTTTCAAGGTTTGGACAAAAACGGTGGGCAACAATCCAACGATCAAAGTATTGTTGCTTCACGGAGGTCCCGGTCTAACGCATGAGCTGTATGAAGCTTTTGACGGCTATTTCCCAAACGAAAGTATTGAGTACATCTATTACGACCAATTGGGTTCCTATTACAGTGACCAGCCGAATGACAATAGTTTGTGGACCAACGAACGCTTTGTCGAAGAAGTAGAACAGGTTCGAAAAGCATTGGGTTGTGACAACACCAACTTTTATGTTTTGGGACAATCCTGGGGCGGAATCCTTGCGATGGAATATGCTTTGAAATACCAAAAGAATCTCAAAGGACTGATTATTTCCAACATGATGGCCAGCGCACCTGCGTACAACAAATATGCCGAAGAAGTTCTTGGACCCAAACTTCCAAAAGCTGTTTTTGACCAAATCAAAACATTCGAAAAAAACAAGGATTACACCAACCCAAAATACACCGAACTGCTGTTCAAATATTATTATACCGAACACATACTGAGAATGCCTGTTGATCAATGGCCAGAATCCATAAACAGGGCTTTCAAGCACATGAACCCGTCTGTGTATGTGTACATGCAAGGCCCGAGTGAATTTGGAATTACCGGAAACGCTACATTAAAAGATTGGGATGTCACTGCCCGACTCAAAACGATTACTGTTCCTACGCTGGTGATTGGTGCCAAATTCGATACTATGGATCCCAAACACATGGAATGGATGTCCCACGAAGTGCAAAACGGACGCTTTTTGTTTTGCCCGAACGGAAGCCACCTTTCGCAATACGATGACCAGAAAAACTATTTCAAAGGCGTGATTCAGTTTTTGAGAGATGTGGATAGCGGGGATTTTAAGAAAGGGTGA
- a CDS encoding AAA family ATPase: MENVHDLILNESEKFKDYFLNDEEKSISFFPKFNSINIIVGANNSGKSRFIRQLMSNNYFVGVKDLLFLETEIRAYNYRISNTNSIIDEKYNTYDENSKRTIYISGDNVDDQKAKVLLENRLTELNFNDIEDLVKIIKQNKANLENLRSFDVTNIFISGYSKINNDFIKIFKNFKKYYIPTLRTAHSLFNFDLDKYSKIESDIYLETLDNYYGLKNINIDVFTGVHLYKEILNTRNSKREIRSKFDKFEEFIRINFFDGKKIDIVAEFDKDESLKGNNNLEIISVHIEGEKETRKLYELGDGIQAIIILMYKIFMAEPDSFVFIDEPELNLHPGMQRLFLEQITTNKDLKSKKLNYIITTHSNHFLDLTIEKDNVSIYSFSPKNDKGGEKQFVIKNVNRGDNKLLKDLGVNNSSVFMANCSIWVEGISDRNYIKAFLKSYCNSIKKSYPKEDIDFAFFEYAGSNIDHYIFDDKVEKEDVDIVLNDIKALAISNRIFLLADSDASKQSSKKGIRLKELEDAKTDNFIPKVVWNIREIENLLTNEMWKGILIDLCNKTLIKSHETDILLKINEALSEVNYSDFEKKYVGEFLEELRKKMGNISKKSILNQSNYEVKSNDSFGTIINKRELSELVFNKNFSWEVLSKNKEIENLTIEIYDFITQKT; the protein is encoded by the coding sequence ATGGAGAATGTTCATGATTTGATTTTAAATGAAAGTGAAAAATTTAAGGATTATTTTTTAAATGATGAAGAGAAGTCTATTTCTTTTTTTCCAAAATTTAATTCTATTAATATTATTGTAGGAGCAAATAATAGTGGGAAAAGTAGATTTATAAGACAATTAATGTCAAATAATTACTTTGTTGGAGTTAAAGATTTACTTTTTTTAGAAACAGAAATTAGAGCATATAATTATAGAATTTCGAATACTAATTCAATAATTGATGAAAAATATAATACTTATGATGAAAACTCTAAAAGGACTATATATATCAGTGGAGATAATGTTGATGATCAAAAAGCAAAAGTATTATTAGAAAATAGACTGACAGAACTCAATTTTAATGATATTGAAGATCTTGTGAAAATAATAAAACAGAATAAAGCAAATCTAGAAAATTTAAGAAGTTTTGATGTAACAAATATTTTTATTTCTGGTTATTCGAAAATTAATAATGACTTTATAAAAATTTTCAAAAATTTTAAAAAGTATTATATACCAACATTAAGAACAGCACATTCTTTATTTAATTTTGATTTAGATAAATACTCTAAAATTGAGAGTGATATTTATTTAGAAACGCTTGATAATTATTATGGATTAAAAAATATTAATATTGATGTTTTTACAGGTGTTCATCTTTATAAAGAAATTTTAAATACAAGAAACTCTAAAAGAGAAATAAGAAGCAAATTTGATAAATTCGAGGAGTTTATTAGAATTAATTTTTTTGATGGTAAAAAAATTGATATTGTTGCTGAATTTGATAAAGATGAGAGTTTAAAAGGGAATAATAATTTAGAAATAATAAGTGTTCATATAGAAGGAGAAAAAGAAACTCGTAAACTTTATGAATTAGGAGATGGAATTCAGGCTATCATTATTTTAATGTATAAAATCTTTATGGCTGAGCCAGATTCTTTTGTATTTATTGATGAACCTGAACTTAACCTACATCCAGGTATGCAAAGATTGTTTTTGGAGCAAATTACAACTAACAAAGATTTAAAGAGTAAAAAATTAAACTATATAATTACCACTCATTCTAATCATTTTTTAGATTTAACTATCGAAAAAGATAATGTATCGATTTATTCCTTTTCTCCAAAGAATGATAAAGGTGGAGAAAAACAATTTGTAATTAAAAATGTCAATCGTGGTGATAATAAATTACTTAAGGATTTGGGGGTGAATAATTCATCGGTTTTTATGGCAAATTGTAGTATTTGGGTAGAAGGGATATCTGATAGAAACTATATTAAAGCATTTTTAAAATCCTATTGCAATTCAATTAAAAAATCATATCCAAAAGAAGATATAGATTTTGCATTTTTCGAATACGCCGGTTCAAATATTGATCATTATATTTTTGATGATAAAGTAGAAAAGGAAGATGTGGATATTGTTTTAAATGACATAAAAGCTTTGGCAATTAGTAACAGAATATTTCTTTTAGCAGATTCTGATGCATCTAAACAAAGTAGTAAAAAAGGAATTAGATTAAAAGAGTTGGAAGATGCAAAAACAGATAATTTTATTCCTAAGGTTGTTTGGAATATTAGAGAAATAGAGAATCTTTTGACTAATGAAATGTGGAAAGGAATTCTAATTGATCTTTGTAATAAAACGTTGATTAAGTCACATGAAACTGATATTTTATTAAAAATTAATGAAGCATTATCCGAAGTTAATTATTCAGATTTCGAGAAAAAATATGTTGGGGAATTTCTAGAGGAATTAAGAAAAAAAATGGGTAATATTTCGAAAAAATCGATTCTTAATCAATCTAATTACGAAGTGAAATCAAATGATTCCTTTGGAACAATTATTAATAAACGTGAATTAAGCGAGTTAGTTTTTAATAAAAATTTTTCATGGGAAGTCTTGTCTAAGAATAAAGAAATTGAAAACTTAACCATTGAAATTTATGATTTTATAACACAAAAAACATAA
- a CDS encoding AMP-dependent synthetase/ligase — protein sequence MTTITRLFDFPYYQLENYDKQDALVTKQNGIWVKTSTQEYIDNANTVSRALLRMGIQKNDKIAIISSSNRTEWHIMDIGILQTGAQNVPIYPTIAQEDYEYILNHSEAIYVFVSDIEVLTKVNNIKANVPSLKEVFCFNEIEGCRNWTELLKLGEDKSNQDVVEDRKNNVKADDLATIIYTSGTTGRPKGVMLSHNNIVSNVLNSAPRIPFEAGKSVALSFLPICHIFERMILYLYQYYGVSVYFGESIDKISDNLKEVRPNVITAVPRLLEKVYDKIYAKGLELKGIKRLLFFWAINLGLHYAPYGANGFWYEFQLKIARKLIFSKWKEGLGGNLDLMVSGSAALQKRLARVFAAAEIPVMEGYGLTETSPVITVNDMRNRGFQVGTVGKAIDNVEVKIAEDGEILCKGPNVMMGYYKDPEKTAEAIIDGYFHTGDIGNVDANGFLTITDRKKEMFKTSGGKYIAPQIIENTMKQSRFIEQIMVIGDGEKMPGAFIQPSFEFIREWEKLHGIEVGKTNEEVIAHPKVIARIQEEIDHLNPKFGNWEQIKRFELTPDVWSIEGGHLTPTLKLRRKIILEIYKNLYIKIYGHFE from the coding sequence ATGACAACGATCACCCGTCTCTTTGATTTTCCATACTATCAGTTAGAAAATTATGACAAACAAGATGCTTTAGTAACCAAGCAAAATGGGATTTGGGTGAAAACCTCAACTCAAGAATATATTGATAATGCCAATACTGTTTCCAGAGCATTGCTGCGAATGGGTATTCAAAAAAATGACAAAATAGCTATTATATCTAGCAGCAATAGAACAGAGTGGCACATCATGGATATTGGTATTCTACAAACCGGTGCGCAAAACGTTCCTATTTATCCAACTATCGCTCAGGAAGATTATGAGTACATTCTAAATCATTCTGAAGCCATTTACGTTTTTGTTTCAGATATTGAAGTCCTAACCAAAGTAAATAATATAAAAGCGAATGTTCCTTCGTTGAAAGAAGTATTTTGCTTTAATGAAATAGAAGGCTGCAGAAACTGGACCGAATTATTAAAACTGGGTGAAGACAAAAGCAATCAGGATGTTGTTGAAGATAGAAAAAACAATGTAAAAGCGGATGATTTAGCGACCATCATTTATACATCGGGAACTACAGGAAGACCAAAAGGGGTTATGCTTTCGCACAACAATATTGTGTCAAATGTTCTGAATAGCGCACCAAGAATTCCTTTTGAAGCAGGAAAAAGTGTGGCACTAAGCTTCCTTCCTATCTGCCATATCTTCGAAAGAATGATTTTATATTTATACCAATACTATGGTGTTTCCGTCTATTTTGGTGAATCAATTGATAAAATCAGTGACAATCTAAAAGAAGTAAGACCAAATGTAATTACTGCAGTACCAAGACTTCTTGAAAAAGTATATGATAAAATCTATGCTAAAGGTTTAGAATTAAAAGGAATAAAAAGACTACTTTTCTTTTGGGCAATTAATTTAGGTTTGCATTATGCGCCTTATGGAGCCAATGGATTTTGGTATGAATTCCAATTAAAAATTGCCCGTAAATTAATTTTCAGTAAATGGAAAGAAGGACTCGGTGGTAATTTGGATTTAATGGTTTCCGGTAGTGCTGCGCTTCAAAAAAGATTAGCCCGTGTTTTTGCAGCTGCCGAAATTCCAGTTATGGAAGGTTACGGATTGACAGAAACCTCTCCTGTAATTACTGTAAACGACATGAGAAATAGAGGATTTCAAGTAGGAACCGTAGGAAAAGCCATTGATAATGTAGAAGTTAAAATTGCTGAAGATGGCGAAATTCTTTGCAAAGGGCCAAACGTAATGATGGGCTATTACAAAGATCCAGAAAAAACAGCTGAAGCAATTATCGACGGATATTTTCATACAGGAGATATCGGAAATGTTGATGCCAATGGATTCTTGACCATTACCGATCGTAAGAAAGAAATGTTCAAAACCTCTGGAGGAAAATACATTGCACCTCAAATTATCGAAAATACCATGAAACAATCTCGTTTTATCGAGCAGATTATGGTAATTGGTGATGGCGAAAAAATGCCTGGAGCTTTTATACAGCCTAGTTTTGAATTTATAAGAGAATGGGAAAAACTACACGGAATTGAAGTCGGTAAAACCAATGAAGAAGTAATTGCTCATCCAAAAGTAATTGCCCGTATTCAGGAAGAAATTGATCATCTCAATCCAAAATTCGGAAATTGGGAACAAATCAAACGTTTCGAATTAACACCAGATGTGTGGTCCATTGAGGGCGGACACCTTACACCAACCCTAAAACTAAGACGAAAAATTATATTGGAAATTTACAAAAACCTATACATAAAAATATACGGTCATTTCGAATAA
- a CDS encoding acetyl-CoA C-acyltransferase, with protein sequence MKTAYIVKAYRTAVGKAPKGVFRFKRPDELAAETIQYMMNELPDFDKTRIDDVMVGNAMPEAEQGLNVGRLISLMGLKVDDVPGVTVNRYCASGLETIGMATAKIQSGMAHCIIAGGAESMSYIPMGGYKPTPDYAVAKAGHEDYYWGMGLTSEAVAKQFNISRADQDEFAFQSHNKALKAQAEGKFDKQIVPITVEQTFINENGKKETKSYVVNKDEGPRVGTSLEGLAGLRAVFAADGSVTAGNSSQMSDGAAFVLVMSEEMVKELNLQPIARLVNFASAGVEPRIMGIGPVKAIPKALKQAGLTLNDIDLIELNEAFASQALAVTRELNLNPDIINVNGGAIALGHPLGCTGAKLSVQLFDEMKRRGSKYGIVSMCVGTGQGSAGIYELM encoded by the coding sequence ATGAAAACAGCATATATAGTTAAAGCGTATCGTACTGCGGTAGGAAAAGCACCAAAAGGAGTTTTTAGATTTAAAAGACCTGATGAGTTGGCTGCAGAAACCATTCAATACATGATGAATGAGTTGCCTGATTTTGACAAAACACGTATTGACGACGTTATGGTAGGAAACGCCATGCCGGAAGCAGAACAAGGTTTGAACGTAGGACGATTAATCTCTTTGATGGGATTAAAAGTAGATGATGTTCCTGGTGTTACCGTAAACAGATATTGTGCTTCGGGATTGGAAACAATTGGAATGGCGACTGCCAAAATCCAATCGGGAATGGCACACTGCATCATTGCCGGCGGAGCTGAAAGCATGAGTTATATTCCAATGGGAGGTTACAAACCTACTCCGGATTATGCTGTTGCAAAAGCGGGACACGAGGATTACTACTGGGGAATGGGATTGACATCGGAAGCGGTGGCCAAACAATTCAACATTTCTCGTGCGGATCAAGATGAATTTGCTTTTCAATCACACAACAAAGCTTTGAAAGCACAAGCAGAAGGTAAATTTGACAAACAAATTGTTCCAATTACGGTAGAGCAAACTTTTATCAATGAAAATGGTAAAAAAGAAACCAAATCGTATGTGGTAAACAAAGACGAAGGTCCAAGAGTTGGTACTTCTTTGGAAGGATTAGCAGGTCTTAGAGCTGTTTTTGCTGCAGACGGAAGTGTAACGGCTGGTAACTCTTCACAAATGAGTGATGGTGCTGCTTTTGTACTGGTTATGAGCGAAGAAATGGTAAAAGAATTAAACCTTCAACCAATTGCTCGTTTGGTAAACTTCGCCTCTGCAGGCGTTGAGCCAAGAATCATGGGAATTGGTCCTGTAAAAGCGATTCCAAAAGCGTTGAAACAAGCAGGATTGACCCTAAATGATATCGATTTAATTGAATTGAACGAAGCTTTTGCTTCACAAGCATTGGCAGTTACCCGCGAATTGAACTTGAATCCTGATATCATCAATGTGAATGGTGGAGCGATTGCCTTGGGTCACCCACTAGGTTGTACCGGAGCCAAACTTTCTGTTCAATTATTTGATGAAATGAAACGCAGAGGAAGCAAATACGGAATTGTGAGTATGTGTGTGGGAACTGGACAAGGAAGTGCGGGGATTTACGAGTTAATGTAA